ATGTCGGCGACCGCGGCGTCGCCGCGGCGAATCTCGATGGCGATGGCACCCTGACCCGGAGCGGGCAGCATCGCGGAGAACGGCAGGCGCTCGGTGATGCGATGCGCCAGGCCGAGCCGCTCCAGGCCCGCGCATGCCAGGATCAGCGCGTCGAAACGCCCCTCATCCAGCTTGGCCAGCCTGGTCTCGAGGTTGCCGCGCGCCTCGGCGAAGTTCCACGTGGGGTTCAGCAGGGCCAATTGCGCCCGCCGGCGCAGGCTGCCCGTGCCGAAGGTCGCGCCGTCGCGCAGATCCCGCAGGTGCGCCCCGTTGGTGGTGATGAGCGCGTCGCGTGTGTCCACGCGCGGCAGGATCGCGGCGAGTTCGAGACCGTCCGGGATGCGGGTGGGGAGATCCTTCAAGCTGTGCACGGCCAGGTCGATCTCGCCGCGTTCGAGGGCGCGCTCGAGTTCTTTCACGAACACGCCCTCGCCGCCGACCGCCGCGAGGGGCACGTCCGTGCGGGCGTCGCCGGAGGTGCGGATGATCAGCGGGTGGAAGCGGGAGGCGGGGAAGGCGGCCGCGAGCTTGCCGATCACCTCGTGGGCCTGCTTGAGCGCCAGACCGCTCCCGCG
The sequence above is drawn from the Candidatus Tanganyikabacteria bacterium genome and encodes:
- the hemC gene encoding hydroxymethylbilane synthase; amino-acid sequence: MKTYQVGTRGSGLALKQAHEVIGKLAAAFPASRFHPLIIRTSGDARTDVPLAAVGGEGVFVKELERALERGEIDLAVHSLKDLPTRIPDGLELAAILPRVDTRDALITTNGAHLRDLRDGATFGTGSLRRRAQLALLNPTWNFAEARGNLETRLAKLDEGRFDALILACAGLERLGLAHRITERLPFSAMLPAPGQGAIAIEIRRGDAAVADIVRVLDDPDTHAAVAAERALLREVEGGCQVPVGAHAHVVGDQLILEGVIAALDGRAHVKSRMEGPRAKPEALGVALGLELLAKGGREILDAVRAGIRATPPLPGPQGVPAAPGDEG